In a genomic window of Chryseobacterium sp. G0162:
- the msrB gene encoding peptide-methionine (R)-S-oxide reductase MsrB → MKNLISKLLLLSCIAIATGEYKAQTDLFKTKNPYYSHTAESPLKISNSEWKKILKPELYQVAREGATETAFTGKYYELDEKGTYYCAVCGNALFLSTSKFATTCGWPSFYQPIRKNSVTYRKDTSYNMIRTEVLCGRCGSHLGHIFEDGPKPTGKRFCMNSICLDFIPSKK, encoded by the coding sequence ATGAAAAATCTAATATCAAAACTACTATTACTCTCTTGTATAGCAATAGCCACCGGAGAATATAAAGCACAAACAGATCTTTTTAAAACTAAAAATCCTTATTACTCCCATACTGCTGAATCTCCACTGAAGATTAGTAATTCGGAATGGAAAAAGATTTTAAAACCTGAACTCTATCAGGTTGCCAGAGAAGGAGCCACTGAAACTGCGTTCACTGGAAAATATTATGAACTTGATGAGAAAGGAACCTATTATTGTGCAGTATGCGGAAATGCCCTGTTTCTTTCTACTTCAAAATTTGCTACTACTTGTGGCTGGCCGTCTTTTTATCAACCCATTCGTAAAAATAGTGTTACCTACAGAAAAGATACTTCTTACAATATGATCCGAACAGAGGTTCTATGTGGAAGATGTGGTTCTCATTTGGGACATATCTTCGAAGATGGTCCGAAACCGACAGGAAAACGCTTTTGTATGAACTCTATTTGCCTTGATTTTATTCCAAGTAAAAAATAA
- a CDS encoding fasciclin domain-containing protein, which translates to MNTRTKITVLAMVALSFAFSGKVNAQMMKEKTVMVGGAPMYPSKNIIENAVNSKDHKTLVAAVKAAGLVETLEGKGPFTVLAPTDAAFAKLPKGTVENLVKPENKAMLTSILTYHVLPGKYSAKEIWAAVKAGNGKSMMKTVQGEELTFWTKGKDLYIKDAKGNSAKVTIADVNQSNGVIHVIDTVLMP; encoded by the coding sequence ATGAACACACGAACAAAAATCACAGTTTTAGCAATGGTAGCTTTATCATTTGCTTTCAGTGGGAAGGTAAATGCACAAATGATGAAAGAAAAAACAGTAATGGTAGGAGGTGCTCCTATGTACCCTTCCAAAAACATTATTGAAAATGCTGTAAACTCTAAGGATCATAAAACCCTGGTTGCTGCAGTAAAAGCTGCAGGACTGGTAGAAACCTTAGAAGGAAAAGGCCCTTTCACAGTATTGGCTCCTACAGATGCTGCATTTGCAAAACTACCGAAAGGAACAGTAGAAAATCTTGTAAAGCCTGAAAATAAAGCAATGCTTACCAGCATTTTAACTTACCATGTTCTTCCTGGGAAATACAGTGCTAAAGAAATATGGGCAGCTGTAAAAGCAGGAAACGGAAAAAGCATGATGAAAACAGTGCAGGGAGAAGAGCTTACTTTCTGGACAAAAGGAAAAGATCTTTATATAAAAGATGCTAAAGGAAACAGTGCCAAAGTAACCATTGCAGATGTTAATCAATCCAACGGTGTTATTCACGTAATCGATACGGTTCTGATGCCTTAA
- a CDS encoding BspA family leucine-rich repeat surface protein, which yields MYKKQLVIIFLFLFFISYAQNEFITLWKPNVNGTIDNAISFGGTGTDYTISWEEVGYPQHNGVLSSVTSNSSSFTTISFGTSLHTNPIQATYKVKVSNGNGLFYGFRGSPYMHASGNPELFEVSQWGDTVWLQQFSQGFADCPNLNVTATDTPNLTQINNVSQMFSNCPSLIGNDSFSNWNTSTITTMNGMFNRATLFNQNIGTWNTAKVTDFGNMFSYASAFNQNISTWNTSSGSNFYSMFQDALAFNQPLNSWNTNNATNFSYMFSNAKSFNQPLSNWNTSKVTSFQQMFTNAVAFNQPIGNWDVSKVNDPYGFMMFNGALLFNQDISAWNIKFQNIYSNSVNFGFKNSGLSCINYNKFLIAISNNPTWASSGLTSGSIDATGLIYSTSQTIMARAQLVNKGFNIIGDTYNASCNSNLSTAETTKQVKTQAYPNPTTGVITVDATANENVYLYDITGKLIKNITLNKGSNRIDLTNYPSGNYLLKGNTIFTKIVKN from the coding sequence ATGTACAAAAAACAACTAGTAATCATTTTTCTTTTTCTATTTTTCATTTCTTATGCACAAAATGAATTTATCACTTTGTGGAAACCTAATGTAAACGGCACCATTGATAATGCAATATCTTTTGGAGGTACCGGAACAGACTACACCATTAGCTGGGAAGAAGTAGGATATCCTCAGCATAACGGAGTCCTTAGTTCTGTCACTTCTAATAGCAGCAGTTTTACAACTATTTCTTTTGGTACCTCTTTGCATACAAACCCTATACAAGCAACCTACAAGGTTAAAGTATCTAATGGTAATGGATTATTTTATGGATTCAGAGGGAGTCCTTATATGCATGCCAGTGGAAACCCAGAACTCTTCGAAGTGAGCCAGTGGGGAGATACCGTATGGCTTCAGCAATTCAGTCAGGGATTTGCAGACTGTCCGAACCTTAATGTAACAGCCACAGATACTCCTAATTTGACGCAAATAAACAATGTATCACAGATGTTTTCTAATTGTCCGTCTTTGATTGGAAATGATTCATTTTCTAACTGGAACACAAGCACTATCACGACTATGAACGGCATGTTTAACAGAGCAACATTATTTAATCAGAATATCGGGACCTGGAATACAGCGAAAGTCACAGATTTTGGGAATATGTTTTCTTATGCCTCAGCTTTTAATCAAAATATTTCAACCTGGAATACCTCTTCCGGAAGCAATTTCTATTCAATGTTCCAGGATGCATTAGCTTTCAATCAGCCATTAAATTCATGGAATACAAATAATGCTACTAATTTTAGTTATATGTTTTCTAATGCTAAATCTTTTAATCAGCCTCTTAGTAATTGGAATACAAGTAAAGTAACAAGTTTTCAGCAAATGTTTACCAATGCAGTCGCGTTTAATCAGCCCATTGGGAATTGGGATGTTAGTAAAGTTAATGATCCTTATGGATTTATGATGTTTAATGGAGCTTTACTTTTTAATCAGGATATTTCTGCCTGGAATATCAAGTTTCAAAACATTTATTCGAATTCAGTAAATTTTGGATTTAAAAATTCCGGGTTATCATGTATCAATTATAATAAATTTCTGATTGCAATCAGCAATAACCCTACATGGGCAAGCTCAGGACTCACATCTGGAAGCATAGATGCAACAGGGCTAATTTATTCTACATCGCAGACTATTATGGCGAGAGCTCAGTTGGTAAACAAAGGCTTTAACATTATTGGAGATACTTATAATGCTAGCTGCAACTCAAATTTATCAACCGCTGAAACAACAAAACAAGTTAAAACTCAAGCCTACCCGAATCCAACAACAGGTGTGATCACTGTGGATGCTACGGCTAACGAAAATGTTTATTTATATGACATCACTGGTAAACTCATTAAAAATATAACTTTAAATAAAGGAAGCAATCGTATTGATCTAACAAATTACCCATCAGGTAACTATCTATTAAAAGGGAATACTATTTTCACTAAAATAGTCAAGAATTAA
- a CDS encoding alpha/beta fold hydrolase: MESMLSPYTFKTHYSTLKEGKLAYIKEGTDKPVLLFIHGLSSNADAWSRNIENLKKYYTCIALDLPGYGKSYKKAKEFTPTYFAKIIKEFADQHKIKRFVLIGHSMGGQASIKFTELYPQYVDQLVLIAPAGIEEFSEAESSTLKNFTTKDLIIKTSDEQIDRNYSLNFYTMPNEAKKMVSERKKIKTAYDFNDHALAIEKSVNGMLDDKVIDGIKNLKLPVLFLFAQNDLLIPNKFLHPSMTINDVAGKAQEMIPSAKIVIIPESGHFLQFEKPEIVNKEIRTFISAY, translated from the coding sequence ATGGAATCTATGTTATCTCCGTACACTTTTAAAACTCATTATTCAACCCTTAAAGAAGGAAAACTTGCTTACATAAAGGAAGGCACAGATAAACCCGTCTTACTCTTTATACACGGACTCAGCAGCAATGCAGATGCATGGTCCCGGAATATTGAAAACCTTAAAAAGTATTATACCTGTATTGCTTTAGATCTTCCCGGATATGGAAAGTCCTATAAAAAAGCGAAGGAATTTACTCCTACTTATTTTGCCAAAATCATTAAAGAATTTGCCGATCAACACAAAATAAAACGATTTGTTCTCATCGGACATTCCATGGGAGGGCAAGCTTCTATAAAATTTACTGAATTATACCCCCAATATGTAGACCAGCTTGTATTGATTGCTCCGGCCGGGATTGAAGAGTTTTCAGAAGCAGAATCTTCTACTTTAAAAAACTTCACTACCAAAGACCTGATTATCAAAACTTCAGATGAACAGATTGATCGAAATTATTCCCTTAATTTCTATACGATGCCCAATGAAGCGAAAAAAATGGTTAGTGAAAGAAAGAAAATAAAAACGGCATATGATTTTAATGATCACGCATTGGCTATTGAAAAATCAGTAAATGGAATGCTGGATGATAAAGTCATTGATGGTATTAAGAACCTCAAACTGCCTGTTCTTTTCCTTTTTGCACAAAACGACCTCCTGATCCCCAATAAATTTCTTCATCCGTCAATGACGATCAATGATGTAGCCGGTAAAGCCCAAGAGATGATACCTAGCGCTAAGATCGTTATTATCCCGGAAAGCGGGCATTTTTTGCAGTTTGAGAAACCGGAAATTGTCAACAAGGAAATCCGTACTTTTATTTCGGCCTATTAA
- a CDS encoding sodium:solute symporter family transporter: protein MNVDNNWTVLIGIVLAMYAVAIIFFVIRGARKANNMKDYAVGNMSFSPWMVGLSLAASMTSAASFIINPGFIALYGVSGFISLGIILPLSAFISLTVMAKSFANVGVQFNAKTMAEWMGNRFKSQAYRFFFAFLGLLLISFIVLINVGITNVISKALHIDPFYVLLIITVFVFGYMMFGGANSLMYTNSMQVIFKLLVALIMLGSGFYLFKDGIGSFLGKLHDIDPNLTTLTNKESPLFRDFFEIVVCQIIVGVAIICQPHIITKTLMLKSPAHVNKFLLSAIVFMTLFFLVVGVGFYARIIYPDLSINGQKMKMDEIIPNYVVARFSVLVGMIVVVGLVSAGQATLESLIQSISSSITLDILEPIFKEKVARHNLLVNKFVIIILAVVSFLISYQQIINPTLSVGIFAQMGVYGYFAAAFVPIIFGTFVKGVKLSTVFIASVTAFVVHFGIYFLAITPYMKGPIKNPGVSAAIAILISLLIAIILHIFNRNKIES, encoded by the coding sequence ATGAATGTTGATAACAACTGGACAGTATTGATTGGAATTGTATTGGCAATGTATGCTGTAGCCATTATCTTTTTTGTAATAAGAGGTGCTAGGAAAGCCAATAATATGAAAGATTATGCTGTGGGAAATATGAGTTTTTCCCCTTGGATGGTAGGGCTTTCTTTGGCTGCTTCTATGACGAGTGCAGCATCATTTATTATCAATCCGGGGTTTATAGCACTATATGGCGTTTCCGGTTTTATTTCATTAGGTATTATCCTTCCTTTGTCAGCCTTTATTTCATTAACGGTTATGGCGAAGAGCTTTGCCAATGTAGGAGTACAGTTCAATGCAAAAACGATGGCAGAATGGATGGGAAATCGTTTTAAGAGCCAGGCTTATCGCTTTTTCTTTGCATTTTTAGGATTACTTCTCATTTCTTTTATTGTCTTGATTAATGTTGGAATTACCAATGTCATATCAAAAGCTTTACATATTGATCCATTTTATGTTCTGCTTATTATTACAGTTTTTGTCTTTGGCTATATGATGTTTGGAGGAGCCAATTCATTGATGTACACCAATAGTATGCAGGTCATTTTTAAGCTTTTAGTTGCCTTAATTATGTTAGGCTCCGGATTCTATCTTTTTAAAGACGGTATAGGAAGCTTTCTTGGCAAATTACATGATATAGATCCAAATCTTACCACCTTAACAAACAAAGAAAGTCCTCTTTTCCGGGATTTTTTTGAAATTGTGGTTTGTCAGATCATCGTAGGAGTGGCCATTATCTGCCAGCCTCATATTATCACCAAAACATTAATGCTGAAAAGTCCGGCACATGTCAATAAATTTTTGCTCAGTGCCATTGTATTTATGACACTTTTCTTTCTTGTGGTGGGAGTAGGGTTCTATGCCAGAATTATATATCCTGATCTTAGTATTAACGGACAGAAAATGAAGATGGATGAAATTATTCCTAATTATGTGGTTGCCCGTTTTTCAGTATTGGTGGGAATGATTGTTGTAGTGGGCTTAGTTTCGGCTGGGCAGGCAACATTGGAGAGCCTCATTCAATCTATTTCCAGCAGTATTACATTAGATATTTTAGAACCTATATTTAAAGAAAAGGTAGCCAGACACAACCTTTTAGTCAATAAATTTGTGATTATCATCTTAGCTGTGGTCAGTTTTCTCATTAGTTACCAGCAGATTATAAATCCCACCTTAAGTGTTGGAATTTTTGCTCAAATGGGCGTGTATGGCTATTTTGCAGCGGCTTTTGTTCCTATTATTTTTGGAACATTTGTTAAAGGAGTAAAGTTATCTACTGTATTTATAGCATCTGTAACAGCATTTGTAGTCCATTTTGGAATTTATTTTTTAGCCATTACCCCTTATATGAAAGGGCCTATCAAAAACCCTGGTGTTTCCGCAGCCATTGCGATTCTTATTTCTTTGCTGATCGCAATTATTTTACATATTTTTAATAGAAACAAAATTGAGTCATGA
- a CDS encoding ferritin-like domain-containing protein, with protein MKKTIHVSNQGATLDTGRRNFLKLSGVGLAIAGLTMIGCNDDDDFQQMNNDQIFDLGSGDVGVLNYAYALEQLEADFYTKVVNNFYAGISSIEKEVFTDLYHHEVIHRDFFKAAISGVTQNVLPKLDFQYPNVNFNDRNSVLATAKALEDTGVAAYNGAGKYITNSAYLVIAGKIVSVEARHASAIRNLINPGSADFSGDDVIDANGLDVAKEPKDIVMVAGGFIKNRFTWKERGIN; from the coding sequence ATGAAAAAAACAATTCATGTTTCTAATCAGGGTGCTACTCTTGATACAGGCAGAAGAAATTTTCTAAAATTGAGTGGAGTAGGATTAGCTATTGCAGGGCTTACCATGATAGGCTGTAATGATGATGATGATTTTCAGCAGATGAATAATGACCAGATTTTTGATCTTGGATCAGGAGATGTTGGCGTATTAAATTATGCTTATGCCCTTGAACAGCTGGAAGCTGATTTCTATACTAAGGTAGTTAATAATTTTTATGCGGGTATTTCCAGTATTGAAAAAGAAGTTTTTACAGATCTATACCACCATGAAGTTATTCATAGGGACTTTTTCAAGGCCGCGATCAGTGGAGTCACCCAGAATGTTCTTCCAAAACTTGATTTTCAGTACCCTAATGTAAATTTTAATGACAGAAATTCTGTATTGGCTACAGCAAAAGCATTGGAAGATACAGGAGTAGCCGCGTATAACGGTGCCGGAAAATACATCACCAATTCCGCTTATCTTGTTATTGCAGGAAAAATAGTTTCAGTAGAAGCAAGACATGCCTCAGCCATTAGAAATCTGATCAACCCCGGATCTGCAGATTTTTCAGGGGATGATGTAATAGATGCCAATGGACTTGACGTTGCCAAAGAACCTAAAGACATTGTAATGGTGGCCGGAGGATTTATCAAAAACCGCTTCACCTGGAAAGAAAGAGGCATTAATTAA
- a CDS encoding ferritin-like domain-containing protein: MNILKLLDKLSYDKFFTTEASRLEAITNMSLFGKKAAVAAVPLGLGALMATPAKAETVNKQVTGTALKSTLTDALQLALVLEYLEDEYYSKGLSTAGLIPNADRTVFMQISKHESAHVSFLKSTLTSLGVTPGAKPTFDFTANGNFSPFTDYNQFLILSQAFEDTGVRAYKGQAGNVMSNKVVLQAALQIHSVEARHASQVRRMRANKGWIELANGGNMPSATNPVYAGEDNTNQAGYNTAASFGAAAGSAAYDEILSGSDAQTIASLFIV; the protein is encoded by the coding sequence ATGAATATTCTTAAATTATTAGATAAGCTTTCTTATGATAAATTTTTTACAACGGAAGCCTCAAGATTAGAAGCAATCACGAATATGTCATTATTCGGTAAAAAAGCAGCTGTAGCAGCAGTTCCACTTGGTTTGGGTGCCTTAATGGCAACTCCGGCAAAAGCGGAAACAGTGAATAAACAAGTCACAGGAACTGCATTAAAAAGTACTTTAACTGACGCCTTACAATTAGCTCTGGTACTGGAATATCTTGAAGATGAATACTACAGTAAAGGACTCTCTACCGCGGGACTGATTCCCAATGCAGACAGAACAGTTTTCATGCAAATTTCAAAACATGAATCGGCACATGTAAGTTTTCTAAAAAGTACCCTTACTTCTTTAGGAGTTACTCCGGGAGCTAAACCTACCTTTGATTTTACGGCTAATGGAAATTTCTCACCTTTTACAGATTACAATCAGTTTCTTATTCTTTCACAGGCTTTTGAAGACACAGGGGTAAGAGCTTATAAAGGACAGGCAGGGAACGTAATGTCAAACAAAGTGGTGCTTCAAGCAGCATTGCAGATTCATTCTGTAGAAGCAAGACATGCTTCACAGGTAAGAAGAATGAGAGCTAATAAAGGATGGATAGAACTTGCTAATGGCGGAAATATGCCTTCAGCAACCAATCCTGTTTATGCGGGAGAAGATAATACCAATCAGGCAGGATACAATACGGCAGCCTCATTTGGAGCAGCAGCAGGTTCCGCGGCTTATGATGAAATTTTGAGTGGTAGTGATGCACAGACTATTGCTTCTTTATTTATTGTATAG
- a CDS encoding RNA polymerase sigma factor has product MDRKIKVIKTTCSEEELIVLLKEKNENGFHYLYDHYSGALYGVVLRIVQSKEYTEEILQDVFVKIWNSIHQYDASKGRFYTWMINIARNTAIDYLKSKGFQNELKNQSLPDFVYNTTELSTTNNSSDYIGFNNVLEGLEVDKQELINLAYYQGYTQNEISEKLKIPLGTVKTKMRNTLMKLKDLLKDYQ; this is encoded by the coding sequence TTGGATAGAAAAATAAAAGTTATTAAAACAACCTGCTCAGAAGAGGAACTTATCGTTTTACTGAAAGAAAAAAACGAAAACGGTTTTCATTATCTGTATGACCACTATTCCGGTGCGTTGTATGGTGTTGTTCTTCGTATTGTTCAGTCTAAAGAATATACGGAAGAAATCCTCCAGGATGTTTTTGTTAAAATTTGGAATTCTATTCATCAATATGATGCTTCCAAAGGAAGATTTTATACCTGGATGATTAATATTGCCCGCAATACAGCGATCGATTATCTAAAATCGAAAGGATTCCAAAACGAACTTAAAAACCAATCACTTCCAGATTTCGTATATAACACTACAGAACTTTCAACGACCAATAATTCATCCGATTATATTGGATTTAACAATGTACTTGAAGGACTGGAAGTGGACAAGCAGGAACTCATTAATCTTGCTTATTATCAGGGATATACCCAAAATGAAATATCCGAAAAACTGAAGATACCGCTGGGAACGGTAAAAACTAAAATGCGTAATACGCTGATGAAATTAAAAGATTTGCTAAAAGATTATCAATAA
- a CDS encoding copper resistance protein NlpE N-terminal domain-containing protein codes for MKKIIIAALSVSVMGLAFSCNSMKSSTSGNGSTVTSSSDFKAGKYAGKTPSGNVVITFNADNTFALAETLSGSTDPMSSTGTWKFDTNTKKVILVYKNIADRVTTFSIVDGKTIQMNSGSAWTSQTSGSEYNLTRQ; via the coding sequence ATGAAAAAGATTATTATAGCAGCCTTATCTGTCTCAGTAATGGGATTAGCATTTTCTTGCAATTCAATGAAAAGTTCAACCAGTGGAAATGGAAGTACAGTAACTTCTTCTTCTGATTTTAAAGCAGGAAAATATGCAGGGAAAACACCTTCAGGAAATGTGGTGATTACCTTCAATGCCGACAATACATTTGCATTAGCAGAAACCCTATCAGGCAGTACAGATCCAATGTCAAGTACAGGAACCTGGAAATTTGATACAAATACAAAAAAAGTAATTCTTGTTTATAAAAATATTGCAGACAGGGTAACAACATTCTCTATTGTTGATGGAAAAACAATTCAGATGAATAGTGGAAGTGCATGGACTTCCCAGACCTCGGGTTCAGAATATAATCTGACTCGTCAATAA
- a CDS encoding TonB-dependent receptor, with amino-acid sequence MKKYFFLLAMMNTAAYYAQKDSASTKTRDIEGITVTASRKAQKITEVPATVNIINAKDIQEFTSFNVGELAARQKGVDFVRSGVLGTGINIRGFNSAFNSKNLQLTDDRVQTLVATGLPFGTFSTVIKEDIEKVEILLGPNGTLYGPNAHNGLVNTITKNPFRSQGTTLTFGAGNQNVLTTRVRHAQALNKSLAFKVALEHTQGTEFNYVDSVYVNNKAYPELDLNRDFSSTKFNGQLNYRLPGKSELVAYYGHSNNNNLAVTSAGRNQIKDWNIDELQLKYIHPRFFLNTYYTWSNTDKTYAINQRTQNYVSMVNAGFSDAEARERSYTQQWFPVPALPSGEYF; translated from the coding sequence ATGAAAAAATACTTTTTTCTTTTAGCAATGATGAATACGGCAGCATATTATGCACAGAAAGACTCAGCATCAACCAAAACAAGAGATATAGAAGGAATTACAGTGACAGCCAGCAGAAAAGCTCAAAAAATCACAGAAGTTCCGGCTACTGTAAATATTATTAATGCTAAAGATATTCAGGAATTTACCAGTTTCAATGTTGGGGAGCTGGCAGCCAGGCAAAAAGGAGTAGATTTTGTACGGTCAGGCGTTTTGGGAACCGGAATTAATATAAGAGGGTTCAATTCTGCATTCAATTCCAAAAATTTACAGCTTACGGATGACCGTGTTCAGACCCTTGTAGCAACAGGACTTCCGTTTGGAACATTTTCAACGGTCATAAAGGAAGATATAGAAAAAGTAGAAATTTTATTAGGTCCCAACGGAACTTTATACGGACCTAATGCTCATAATGGGCTGGTCAATACGATCACCAAAAATCCTTTCCGTTCTCAAGGGACAACGCTTACTTTTGGAGCCGGAAACCAGAATGTCTTGACAACAAGAGTACGTCATGCACAGGCATTAAACAAAAGTTTGGCATTTAAAGTTGCTTTAGAACATACCCAGGGAACAGAATTCAATTACGTTGATTCCGTATATGTTAATAATAAGGCCTATCCTGAATTAGATTTGAACAGAGACTTTTCTTCAACCAAATTTAATGGGCAGCTGAATTACAGGCTTCCAGGAAAATCAGAACTGGTAGCTTATTACGGACACAGCAATAATAATAACCTTGCCGTAACGAGTGCCGGGAGGAACCAAATTAAAGACTGGAATATTGATGAACTTCAGCTGAAATATATTCACCCTAGATTTTTCCTCAATACTTATTATACATGGAGTAATACGGATAAAACGTATGCAATCAATCAGAGAACACAAAATTATGTTTCTATGGTCAACGCAGGTTTTTCGGATGCAGAGGCAAGGGAGCGTTCATATACACAGCAATGGTTTCCGGTACCTGCACTTCCTTCGGGGGAGTATTTTTAA
- a CDS encoding class I adenylate-forming enzyme family protein has translation MNGLDWISKWSNYLPHKIAVVELDTQTEYSYRAMHRYSFAVTQILKSKYREGDRIAVLAEQSALMIALFSACQRLGIILVPINYRLSAKEIFELLKDCEPSLIIFNENFKDKLTFAKDYFNCISKTNFVDHVYNIDVPDDFISFNFTIKEDLPIFLFYTSGTTQKPKGVLYTNKMLFWNSLNTTMQLELTSHDKTINILPPYHTSGWNVFVTPLLHNGGTIELLKKFEASDVLSALEKTKSTVFICLPTVLQMIAKDPDFEKTNLSSLRYIVTGGEFITQQAIEFWWKEKNILIRPGYGLTEAGPSITSLHQDMIFEKPNSIGKANFYVEIDIKDSNGQSVGDYETGELCIKGPIVTSGYWNNSVATKNQLREGWFYTRDLAYRDSEGYYFLKGRMDEMYISGGENIFPQEIEQLINQYPHVEKTIVLPVNHDVWGSVGAAFIKTTQDLKQTDIENYLKDKLAKYKFPKHYIFITDFPATSIGKISRKELYKLFNKQNNNEQSHLL, from the coding sequence ATGAATGGTTTGGACTGGATAAGCAAATGGTCAAATTATCTTCCCCATAAGATTGCGGTGGTTGAATTGGATACTCAAACAGAATATTCGTATAGAGCAATGCATCGGTATTCTTTTGCGGTCACACAGATCTTAAAATCCAAATACAGAGAAGGAGATCGTATTGCTGTGCTTGCAGAACAATCAGCGTTGATGATTGCCCTTTTTTCGGCATGTCAGCGTTTGGGAATTATCCTGGTTCCCATTAATTATCGTCTTTCTGCAAAAGAAATATTTGAATTATTAAAGGACTGTGAACCCTCTCTAATTATTTTTAATGAAAATTTTAAAGATAAACTGACTTTTGCAAAAGATTATTTCAATTGCATCTCCAAAACCAATTTTGTAGATCATGTGTACAACATTGACGTTCCGGATGACTTCATCAGCTTTAATTTTACTATTAAAGAAGACTTGCCCATTTTTCTGTTCTATACTTCCGGGACAACCCAAAAGCCTAAAGGGGTTCTTTATACCAACAAAATGCTTTTCTGGAATAGCCTTAACACAACCATGCAGCTAGAACTGACCTCCCATGACAAAACAATAAATATACTTCCTCCATATCATACTTCCGGATGGAATGTCTTTGTCACTCCATTACTTCATAACGGCGGAACGATAGAACTCCTGAAAAAATTTGAAGCTTCTGACGTCCTAAGTGCATTAGAGAAAACAAAATCAACAGTATTTATATGTCTTCCTACAGTTCTTCAGATGATTGCTAAAGATCCCGATTTTGAGAAAACCAATCTTTCTTCTTTGCGTTATATCGTAACAGGGGGCGAGTTTATCACACAACAAGCCATTGAATTCTGGTGGAAGGAAAAAAATATATTAATACGCCCTGGTTATGGACTTACGGAAGCAGGCCCCAGCATTACCTCTCTTCATCAGGATATGATCTTTGAAAAACCTAATTCCATTGGAAAAGCAAACTTTTATGTTGAAATTGACATTAAGGATTCTAATGGTCAGTCTGTCGGAGATTATGAAACCGGTGAGCTTTGTATAAAAGGACCTATTGTAACCTCCGGATATTGGAATAATTCTGTGGCTACTAAAAATCAATTGAGAGAGGGGTGGTTTTATACAAGAGATTTAGCCTATCGGGACAGTGAGGGGTATTATTTTCTAAAAGGCAGAATGGATGAAATGTACATTTCCGGTGGTGAAAATATTTTTCCTCAGGAGATCGAACAACTTATTAACCAGTATCCTCATGTAGAAAAAACTATTGTATTACCGGTTAATCATGATGTTTGGGGGTCTGTTGGCGCAGCATTTATAAAAACAACCCAAGATCTGAAGCAAACAGATATTGAAAATTACCTCAAAGATAAGCTGGCTAAGTATAAATTCCCGAAACACTACATTTTTATAACTGATTTTCCAGCGACCAGTATAGGCAAAATATCCAGAAAAGAGTTATATAAATTATTTAACAAACAAAATAATAATGAACAATCCCACTTGTTATGA